Proteins encoded together in one uncultured Desulfosarcina sp. window:
- a CDS encoding ArsB/NhaD family transporter — translation MDGALIPIVVFLLVYVALTFELVNKAVAALMGVMVLIALHVVSEHQAVEFIDFETIMLLLGMMSIVAILRKTRFFTIVSVRIAEMTQGSPLKILILFSIVTAVLSAFLDNVTTVLIIVPIVIELTAGMGLDPKLYVISQAIISNIGGTATLIGDPPNIIIGSKVGLTFNQFMLNLTLPVMFCFAVALVYIWATNRDKFKPIDTNLAKLFSVQLLLEKIRYDFLDTKIDPLFLTKGLACLGLAILLFVTQTVTKLSPGVVAMLVAMILFVITRIDVEEMLEEIEWSTLLFFTGLFILVGVLEHEGVIEWIARNIFMRVGDNPYVIVLTVLWVSGIVSGFLDNIPFTITMIPIVNLMLENNPIPNNILWWALSLGACLGGNLTMIGASANIVSVGMAKKFGQEISFIEFARKSVVITLITLTIASGYLMLYLWISL, via the coding sequence ATGGATGGAGCCCTGATACCGATTGTTGTTTTTTTGCTCGTTTATGTGGCGCTGACCTTCGAGTTGGTCAACAAGGCCGTGGCCGCGCTGATGGGTGTGATGGTACTGATCGCCCTGCACGTGGTCAGCGAACACCAGGCTGTGGAGTTCATCGATTTCGAAACCATCATGCTGCTGTTGGGCATGATGTCCATCGTGGCGATTCTGCGCAAAACCCGATTTTTCACCATCGTTTCGGTGCGCATCGCCGAGATGACCCAGGGCAGCCCACTCAAAATTCTGATCCTCTTTTCCATCGTCACCGCCGTATTATCCGCCTTTCTGGACAATGTGACCACGGTGCTGATCATCGTTCCCATCGTCATCGAGCTGACCGCCGGCATGGGCCTGGACCCGAAGCTGTATGTGATCAGCCAGGCCATCATTTCCAATATCGGCGGTACGGCCACCCTGATCGGCGATCCGCCCAACATCATCATCGGCTCCAAGGTCGGATTGACCTTCAACCAGTTCATGCTCAACCTGACCCTGCCGGTAATGTTCTGCTTTGCGGTGGCCCTGGTCTACATCTGGGCCACCAACCGGGACAAGTTCAAGCCCATCGACACCAACCTGGCCAAGCTTTTTTCCGTGCAGCTGCTGCTGGAGAAAATTCGCTACGATTTTCTGGACACAAAAATCGACCCCCTTTTTCTGACCAAGGGGCTGGCCTGCCTGGGTCTGGCCATTTTGCTGTTCGTTACCCAGACCGTCACCAAGCTCTCTCCCGGGGTGGTGGCCATGCTGGTGGCCATGATTCTGTTCGTGATCACACGCATCGACGTGGAAGAGATGCTCGAAGAGATCGAATGGAGCACCCTTTTGTTTTTCACCGGCCTGTTCATCCTGGTTGGCGTGCTGGAGCATGAAGGCGTCATCGAATGGATCGCCCGCAACATTTTCATGCGGGTGGGGGACAATCCTTACGTGATCGTGTTGACGGTGCTTTGGGTATCGGGCATCGTTTCGGGGTTTCTGGACAACATCCCGTTCACCATCACCATGATCCCCATCGTGAACCTGATGCTGGAAAATAACCCCATCCCCAACAACATCCTGTGGTGGGCGCTGTCTCTGGGAGCCTGCCTGGGCGGCAACCTGACCATGATCGGGGCTTCGGCCAATATCGTTTCGGTGGGGATGGCCAAAAAATTCGGACAGGAAATCAGTTTTATCGAATTTGCCCGCAAGAGCGTGGTCATCACCCTGATCACCCTGACGATCGCCTCGGGCTATCTGATGCTTTATTTGTGGATATCGCTATGA
- a CDS encoding AtpZ/AtpI family protein, which translates to MFDYKKNRDWAENLTIVMQLGLTMAGCIVFCFFVGRGLDRWLGFNGVFTTIFILLGIAGGANVCYRQILEITEPKSKVDPDENGRNGS; encoded by the coding sequence TTGTTCGATTACAAGAAAAACAGGGACTGGGCCGAAAATCTGACCATTGTGATGCAGTTGGGCCTGACCATGGCCGGCTGTATCGTTTTCTGTTTTTTCGTGGGCCGCGGCCTGGACAGATGGTTGGGTTTCAACGGTGTGTTCACGACGATTTTCATTCTTCTCGGCATCGCCGGCGGTGCCAACGTCTGCTACCGACAGATCCTTGAAATCACGGAACCGAAAAGCAAGGTGGATCCCGATGAAAACGGCCGCAACGGTTCTTGA
- a CDS encoding bifunctional precorrin-2 dehydrogenase/sirohydrochlorin ferrochelatase, whose translation MRYYPVNLDIRERACLVVGGGGVGARKVDTLLKCGAIVTVVSPEATSSLDRLAEEGAIVLERREYRSSDVKGQFLVIGATDDEDLNRQIHADAERIGLLCNIADRPEICNFILPAIVRRGDFMLAISTAGKSPAFAKHMRQRLEAQFGPEYGKLLDLMGAIRQKLLAEAHEPEAHKPLFERLIAGDLLELVKTGEKDRIDRLLEEVLGPGYRYDQLMTADRQPGE comes from the coding sequence ATGCGTTATTATCCGGTGAATCTCGATATTCGTGAGCGGGCCTGCCTGGTGGTCGGCGGCGGCGGCGTGGGCGCCCGCAAAGTGGACACCCTGCTCAAATGCGGGGCCATTGTTACCGTTGTCAGCCCCGAGGCAACCTCCTCTTTGGACAGACTGGCCGAGGAGGGCGCCATTGTCCTGGAGCGGCGGGAATATCGCTCATCGGACGTAAAAGGCCAATTTCTGGTCATTGGCGCTACCGACGACGAAGACCTCAACCGGCAAATTCACGCCGACGCGGAACGGATCGGTTTGCTGTGCAACATTGCCGATCGTCCGGAAATCTGTAATTTCATCCTGCCGGCCATCGTCCGGCGCGGTGATTTCATGCTGGCGATTTCAACTGCCGGGAAAAGTCCGGCTTTTGCCAAGCACATGCGTCAGCGCCTCGAAGCCCAGTTCGGCCCGGAATATGGCAAACTGCTGGATCTGATGGGCGCCATCCGCCAGAAACTGCTGGCCGAAGCCCACGAACCGGAAGCCCACAAACCGCTGTTCGAACGTCTGATCGCCGGAGATTTGCTGGAACTGGTAAAAACCGGGGAAAAGGATCGCATCGACCGGTTGCTGGAGGAGGTACTGGGGCCGGGCTACCGCTATGATCAATTGATGACGGCCGATCGACAGCCCGGAGAGTGA
- the hemA gene encoding glutamyl-tRNA reductase: MRDIVLLGLNHKTASVHVRECIAFTEDETERALSMLRDNAAIGEAVLFSTCNRVELLMAVDDQEEGIAAAKRFLADFKRVPLDRFDDALYIHRGEDAVRHTFQVASSLDSMVVGEPQILGQMKASYRQATVARASGVILNKLLHRTFFVAKKVRTETGIGDHAVSISYAAIELGRKIFGELKGKRVMLIGAGEMAELAVEHLIRNQAGAITVANRTFERGVELARRFSGQAIRFEEIIDGIQDVDIVISSTGATDYVLRKQQIKQAMKNRRNRRLFFIDIAVPRDIDPEINRINNAYVYDIDDLKGIVDENIEDRNREAMKARRIIDEAVIGFRRWYDTLAVVPTIVALRDKVETLARSELEKTLGALNHLPEADKRAVERMTHALVNKILHDPTQFLKKDGCHGDKSVPLDLTRKLFKLD, encoded by the coding sequence ATGCGCGATATCGTACTGCTGGGACTCAACCATAAAACCGCATCCGTCCACGTGCGGGAGTGCATCGCCTTTACAGAGGACGAAACCGAACGTGCGCTTTCCATGCTGCGGGACAATGCGGCGATCGGAGAAGCGGTTCTTTTTTCCACCTGCAACCGCGTCGAACTGCTGATGGCGGTCGACGACCAGGAGGAGGGGATCGCTGCGGCCAAACGTTTTCTGGCCGATTTTAAAAGGGTGCCGCTGGACCGCTTCGACGACGCCCTTTATATCCACAGGGGCGAAGACGCCGTCCGGCACACCTTCCAGGTGGCCTCCAGCCTGGATTCCATGGTAGTGGGCGAGCCCCAGATTCTCGGCCAGATGAAAGCCTCCTACCGTCAGGCCACCGTGGCGCGGGCTTCCGGCGTGATTCTCAACAAACTGCTGCATCGGACCTTTTTCGTCGCCAAAAAAGTGCGCACGGAAACCGGCATCGGCGACCATGCCGTCAGCATCAGCTATGCGGCCATCGAATTGGGCCGGAAAATCTTCGGAGAGCTGAAGGGCAAACGGGTCATGCTGATCGGTGCCGGCGAGATGGCGGAACTGGCCGTGGAGCACCTGATCCGTAACCAAGCCGGAGCGATCACCGTGGCCAATCGAACCTTCGAAAGAGGCGTGGAACTGGCCAGGCGTTTTTCCGGCCAGGCCATTCGTTTCGAAGAGATTATCGACGGCATTCAGGATGTGGATATCGTCATCAGTTCCACCGGGGCCACCGATTACGTGCTGCGCAAACAGCAGATCAAACAGGCCATGAAAAACCGCCGCAACCGCCGGCTGTTTTTTATCGACATCGCCGTTCCCAGGGACATCGACCCGGAGATCAACCGCATCAACAACGCCTATGTCTACGATATTGACGACCTGAAGGGCATCGTGGACGAGAATATCGAAGACCGCAACCGGGAGGCCATGAAGGCCCGGCGCATCATCGACGAAGCCGTTATCGGATTTCGCCGCTGGTACGACACCCTGGCCGTGGTGCCCACCATCGTTGCCCTGCGCGACAAAGTGGAAACCCTCGCCAGAAGCGAGCTGGAAAAAACCCTGGGAGCGCTGAACCACCTCCCGGAGGCCGACAAACGGGCCGTGGAGCGCATGACCCATGCACTGGTAAACAAGATTTTACACGACCCCACCCAATTTTTGAAAAAAGACGGTTGCCATGGCGACAAGTCCGTTCCGCTGGACCTGACGCGAAAACTCTTCAAGCTCGACTGA
- the ccsB gene encoding c-type cytochrome biogenesis protein CcsB produces MEPVFIIATIIYMFSCAGYFGYLFFQKDRLQKLAAVLMTVGVGLHTVSLVACGIRAGHFPVNNLHETLSFTAWTIAVVFLAFAFKYKLKILGIYAAPLISLTMIAAYQMPKAAAQNPQLFKSWWLAAHIVTVFLGNAAFALACGLGILYLLQERAIKGKTRGFFFSRLPSLDLLDTAGYACIVVGFSLVTIGLITGVVYAKAVWGRFWSWDPKEVWSVITWLFYAALLHERLTVGWRGKRAAIMAIIGFGVLLFTFFGVNFLLQGHHGTFTAM; encoded by the coding sequence ATGGAGCCCGTATTCATCATCGCCACCATCATTTACATGTTCAGCTGCGCCGGTTATTTCGGCTATCTTTTTTTTCAGAAAGACCGCCTGCAGAAACTGGCCGCCGTACTGATGACGGTCGGCGTCGGTCTGCATACCGTTTCCCTGGTGGCCTGCGGGATTCGGGCGGGACATTTTCCGGTCAACAATCTTCACGAAACCCTGTCTTTTACCGCCTGGACCATCGCCGTCGTCTTTCTGGCCTTTGCATTCAAATATAAACTTAAAATCCTGGGCATTTATGCGGCGCCGTTGATTTCACTGACCATGATCGCCGCCTACCAGATGCCCAAAGCGGCCGCCCAAAACCCTCAGCTGTTCAAAAGCTGGTGGCTGGCGGCCCATATCGTTACCGTGTTTTTGGGAAACGCAGCCTTTGCCCTGGCCTGCGGCCTGGGCATTTTGTATCTGCTTCAGGAACGGGCCATCAAAGGGAAAACCCGCGGTTTCTTTTTCAGCCGGCTGCCGTCCCTGGACTTGTTGGACACCGCCGGCTACGCCTGCATTGTCGTAGGCTTTTCCCTGGTGACCATCGGCCTGATCACCGGCGTGGTCTACGCCAAGGCCGTTTGGGGGCGCTTCTGGAGCTGGGACCCCAAGGAGGTCTGGTCGGTCATTACCTGGCTTTTTTACGCGGCCCTGCTCCACGAACGCCTGACGGTGGGATGGCGCGGGAAACGGGCGGCGATCATGGCGATCATCGGATTCGGTGTTCTGCTGTTCACCTTTTTCGGCGTGAATTTTCTGCTGCAGGGGCATCATGGCACGTTTACGGCCATGTAG
- a CDS encoding cytidylate kinase-like family protein produces the protein MEKNTSIETFIKDQIERWKTQTQTHIPVITISSQPGSGGRVIAKGLAKRLGIDLFDRDIVKEIAESAHISGAVIETMEKERLSGVKDFISSLVNDRYLWPGVYLDHLMKVVAAIASHGNAVIVGRGANFLIPEKERMSIRVIAPFRVRVQNVAKTFGVTREEAKRRVIHRENRRSAFIRQSFNADVADPNNYDLVINTGRGDIDAAIGAVIGMVVGCKEVVVKKPPAKAAGKK, from the coding sequence ATGGAAAAAAACACCTCCATCGAAACATTTATCAAAGATCAAATCGAAAGGTGGAAAACCCAGACCCAGACTCACATACCGGTCATCACGATTTCCTCCCAGCCGGGCAGCGGTGGACGGGTGATTGCCAAGGGGCTGGCCAAACGGCTTGGCATCGACCTGTTCGACCGGGACATTGTCAAGGAAATTGCCGAAAGCGCTCATATCAGCGGCGCCGTCATCGAAACCATGGAAAAGGAGCGTCTTTCAGGTGTCAAGGATTTCATCTCTTCTTTGGTGAACGACCGCTACTTGTGGCCCGGCGTCTATCTGGATCATCTGATGAAAGTGGTCGCTGCCATCGCCAGCCACGGCAATGCGGTCATCGTGGGCCGCGGGGCCAATTTTCTGATTCCGGAAAAAGAGCGAATGAGCATTCGTGTGATTGCGCCCTTTCGAGTTCGGGTGCAAAACGTGGCCAAAACCTTTGGGGTCACCAGGGAAGAGGCCAAACGGCGGGTCATCCATCGTGAGAACCGAAGATCTGCCTTTATTCGACAGTCCTTCAATGCGGACGTTGCCGATCCCAACAACTATGATCTGGTCATCAACACCGGCCGGGGCGATATCGATGCGGCCATCGGAGCAGTGATCGGCATGGTGGTGGGCTGCAAGGAGGTCGTTGTCAAAAAACCGCCGGCCAAAGCAGCCGGAAAAAAATAA
- a CDS encoding ATP synthase F0 subunit B has translation MEIIATNALISINATFAIQLISFLIFLYIMNRIMFRPLRSTMEQRDDYIDRVKEDIRSGKEKLDQLAEELDEQRARVVKEADKMAKSLESEGDRQAAELIEQARKQIVALRSETESRVVDQVKQARKAIAEEVETVTVAVMEKVLHRRLSS, from the coding sequence ATGGAAATTATTGCGACCAACGCCCTGATCAGCATCAATGCGACCTTTGCGATTCAGCTGATCTCCTTTTTAATTTTTCTGTACATCATGAACCGGATCATGTTCCGTCCGCTGCGCAGCACCATGGAGCAGCGGGACGACTATATCGACCGGGTCAAGGAAGATATTCGCTCCGGGAAAGAAAAACTGGACCAGCTGGCCGAGGAGTTGGACGAACAACGCGCCCGGGTGGTCAAAGAAGCGGATAAAATGGCCAAATCGCTGGAATCCGAAGGAGACCGGCAGGCTGCCGAACTGATCGAGCAGGCCCGCAAGCAAATCGTTGCCTTGCGCAGTGAAACCGAATCCCGGGTCGTCGACCAGGTGAAACAGGCCCGCAAGGCGATTGCCGAAGAGGTGGAAACCGTCACCGTGGCTGTGATGGAAAAAGTACTGCATCGGAGGCTGTCCTCATGA
- a CDS encoding MBL fold metallo-hydrolase: MTASSRITILGSGTCVPSLKRNPCSFLVQTGKENLLFDCGPGVMRRLLEAGTSIFDISHLFISHFHPDHCGELVSFLFSLKYPSPPPQQRHLTIIAGKGFGAFFEGLKSAYEHWIELPPDRLTVVEMDTGAPDRRAFSSFSVSSMPVAHRPESLAFRITDTAGKVLVYSGDTDVCDSLATIADKADLMICESAFPDDHKVDGHLTPSLAGRIAQTAGVKCLVLTHFYPDCEDADIENQCRSTYNGKLVLAQDLMTFGL, translated from the coding sequence GTGACTGCTTCAAGCCGAATTACAATCCTGGGCTCGGGAACCTGCGTCCCTTCTTTAAAACGCAATCCGTGCTCCTTTCTGGTACAGACCGGAAAAGAAAACCTGCTTTTTGACTGCGGACCCGGGGTGATGCGCCGGCTGCTGGAAGCCGGAACCTCGATTTTCGACATCAGCCATCTTTTTATCAGCCACTTCCATCCGGACCATTGCGGAGAACTGGTATCGTTTCTGTTCAGCCTGAAGTACCCATCGCCCCCGCCACAGCAGCGACACCTGACGATTATCGCCGGAAAGGGTTTCGGAGCCTTTTTCGAAGGGCTGAAATCCGCCTATGAACACTGGATCGAGTTGCCGCCCGACCGCCTGACCGTCGTTGAAATGGACACCGGTGCGCCCGACCGGCGTGCATTTTCCTCTTTTTCGGTATCTTCCATGCCCGTTGCCCATCGCCCGGAAAGCCTGGCTTTCCGCATTACCGACACCGCCGGGAAGGTGCTGGTCTACTCCGGAGATACCGATGTCTGCGACAGCCTGGCGACCATCGCCGACAAGGCCGATCTGATGATCTGCGAATCGGCGTTCCCGGACGATCACAAGGTGGATGGCCACCTCACGCCGTCGCTGGCCGGCCGGATCGCCCAGACCGCCGGTGTAAAATGCCTGGTGCTGACCCACTTTTATCCGGATTGCGAGGACGCCGATATTGAAAATCAATGCCGAAGCACCTATAATGGCAAGCTTGTTCTTGCGCAGGATCTGATGACTTTTGGTTTGTAG
- the atpE gene encoding ATP synthase F0 subunit C, which translates to MAIEGADLVKAAAFLGAGISMGLGAIGPGVGEGMVAAKACEAIGKNPKEAGLLTRTMLVGQAVSESTGIYSLVIALLLLFVV; encoded by the coding sequence ATGGCCATTGAAGGGGCAGACCTTGTTAAAGCAGCGGCTTTTCTAGGAGCCGGTATTTCCATGGGATTGGGCGCCATCGGCCCCGGTGTGGGCGAGGGCATGGTGGCCGCCAAGGCGTGCGAAGCCATCGGCAAAAACCCCAAGGAGGCGGGATTGTTGACCCGGACCATGCTGGTGGGGCAGGCGGTGTCCGAATCCACCGGTATTTATTCTCTGGTAATCGCCCTGCTGCTGCTGTTCGTCGTCTGA
- the atpB gene encoding F0F1 ATP synthase subunit A gives MGELGRIHQLVVTVFGYSMTFNLEVILMTWIAFTVIFILGYLTARKRGMVPESMQVFGELFVANLYKLTEDALDEEMAEKYGPLICALFLFLLVSNWLGIVPHLEEPTKDLNTPLSLGVMGFVIAHAAGIRKKGFRNYASEYFQPIFFMAPLNIIGEIAKIVSISFRLFGNIMGGSIIILVVSYLTWSIVLPPFLYAFFGMFVGTIQAFVFTMLTVVYISVQVK, from the coding sequence ATGGGAGAACTTGGAAGAATTCACCAACTGGTCGTAACGGTTTTCGGTTACTCCATGACGTTCAATCTCGAGGTCATTCTCATGACCTGGATCGCATTTACGGTAATTTTCATTTTGGGCTATCTGACGGCCCGCAAACGGGGGATGGTGCCCGAGTCCATGCAGGTGTTCGGCGAATTGTTCGTGGCCAACCTGTACAAACTGACTGAAGACGCCCTGGACGAGGAGATGGCCGAGAAATACGGACCGTTGATCTGCGCCCTGTTTCTGTTTCTGCTGGTGTCTAACTGGCTGGGTATCGTTCCCCATCTGGAAGAACCCACCAAGGACCTCAATACGCCGCTCAGCCTTGGCGTGATGGGGTTTGTGATCGCCCATGCGGCCGGAATCCGAAAAAAAGGATTTAGAAATTACGCAAGCGAATATTTTCAACCGATTTTTTTCATGGCGCCGCTGAACATCATCGGCGAAATAGCTAAAATCGTCTCCATCTCCTTCCGTCTTTTCGGAAACATCATGGGCGGTTCGATCATCATTCTGGTGGTGTCCTACCTGACATGGAGCATTGTGCTGCCGCCGTTTCTCTACGCTTTTTTCGGCATGTTCGTGGGCACCATTCAGGCTTTTGTTTTTACGATGCTAACCGTTGTTTATATCTCGGTTCAGGTGAAATAG
- a CDS encoding ATP synthase F0 subunit B: MKATGSSGAAGVAILFIWLGLLFFPESALAGDPAWRPTYDIVLRWVNFVILVAVIVKYSRDPIKDFLKLQKQDVVSQIAALDSEKSRIIGEIKEVRKQGEVNRIRLQEMKDRLIAQGETRKQELVNQAKQQSAIMLEDTRRKLENRVVQAKAALKLELLDMAIEQAMIQLPGALTDGDNQRLLDDYMKSLDA, translated from the coding sequence ATGAAAGCGACCGGATCTTCAGGCGCAGCAGGCGTCGCGATCCTTTTTATCTGGCTTGGGCTGCTTTTCTTCCCCGAATCCGCCTTGGCCGGCGATCCCGCTTGGCGGCCAACCTATGACATCGTGCTGCGATGGGTGAATTTCGTTATTCTGGTGGCGGTGATCGTCAAATACTCCCGTGATCCGATCAAGGACTTTCTGAAGCTTCAAAAGCAAGACGTGGTTTCGCAAATTGCTGCGCTGGACAGCGAGAAGTCTCGCATTATCGGGGAGATCAAGGAAGTCAGGAAACAAGGGGAAGTCAACCGGATTCGCCTTCAGGAGATGAAAGATCGCCTGATCGCCCAGGGGGAAACCCGCAAGCAGGAACTCGTCAACCAGGCCAAGCAGCAAAGCGCGATCATGCTGGAAGATACCCGGCGCAAGCTGGAAAACCGGGTTGTCCAGGCCAAGGCCGCCCTTAAGCTGGAATTGCTGGACATGGCCATCGAGCAGGCCATGATCCAACTCCCGGGTGCCCTCACCGATGGAGACAATCAAAGGCTCCTTGACGATTATATGAAAAGCCTGGACGCTTGA
- the atpE gene encoding ATP synthase F0 subunit C, translating to MMEFDVQAWVKVAAFAGGGIAMGLGAVGAAIGEGYTAAQANLAVSRNPKLSGDIFKNMLVGQAVAESASIFALVIAILLLFMDTGQPTMLKAAALFGAGLSMGFGAIGSGVGSGFPGGQACLGISRQPAVTSRLTTNMLIGSAVCQTPAIFSMVVALMLLFMNFSQAPLHPTWAALVGAGLSTGLAAIGSGYGGGMAAGTSCEGVARQPETVGNVTTVMLVGQAVAQTPSIFGLLVSFILMFKTFPESHQLQAAMALLGAGLCTGLGGIGPGVGNGMAAESAVRWVARNVQNAADLMRTMLVGQAVSQSTAIYAMVVSLVLIFVI from the coding sequence ATGATGGAATTCGATGTCCAGGCATGGGTGAAGGTGGCCGCATTTGCCGGCGGTGGGATTGCCATGGGACTCGGCGCGGTTGGCGCGGCCATCGGCGAAGGCTACACCGCGGCCCAGGCCAATCTGGCCGTCTCCAGGAACCCGAAGCTTTCCGGCGATATTTTTAAAAACATGCTGGTCGGCCAGGCCGTGGCCGAATCGGCCTCGATCTTCGCGCTGGTCATAGCGATTTTGCTGCTGTTCATGGATACGGGCCAACCTACCATGCTCAAGGCGGCGGCCCTGTTCGGGGCCGGGCTGAGCATGGGGTTCGGGGCTATCGGATCGGGCGTCGGATCCGGTTTCCCCGGCGGCCAGGCCTGTCTGGGCATTTCGCGGCAGCCGGCGGTGACCAGTCGCCTGACCACCAACATGTTGATCGGATCGGCCGTCTGCCAGACCCCGGCCATCTTTTCCATGGTCGTGGCCCTGATGCTGCTATTCATGAATTTTTCCCAGGCCCCCCTGCACCCGACCTGGGCCGCTTTGGTGGGAGCGGGCCTGAGCACGGGGCTGGCGGCCATCGGGTCGGGGTACGGCGGCGGTATGGCTGCCGGCACGAGCTGTGAGGGGGTTGCCCGGCAGCCGGAGACGGTGGGCAATGTAACCACCGTCATGCTGGTCGGTCAGGCCGTGGCCCAGACCCCGTCCATCTTCGGACTGCTGGTGAGCTTCATTCTGATGTTCAAAACCTTTCCCGAGTCCCATCAACTGCAGGCCGCCATGGCCTTGCTGGGAGCCGGGTTATGCACCGGCCTGGGCGGCATCGGACCGGGGGTGGGCAACGGCATGGCCGCGGAAAGCGCCGTGCGCTGGGTGGCCAGGAACGTACAAAACGCCGCCGACCTCATGCGGACCATGCTGGTGGGGCAAGCGGTTTCCCAGTCTACCGCCATCTACGCCATGGTGGTCAGTCTGGTGCTTATTTTTGTAATTTAG
- a CDS encoding ATP synthase subunit I: MKTAATVLEVQKKYGSRALMLSIGVGLLFLAMGHKEICRGLVLGGVFSALNFALMGQLLRYRLQENRKAAVRRSFVSLLLRYALLAIPLVLAVQSERFNLPATIVGIFMVQLVILLEQGSRLIFVSVKN; this comes from the coding sequence ATGAAAACGGCCGCAACGGTTCTTGAGGTTCAAAAAAAATATGGATCACGGGCATTGATGCTTTCCATTGGCGTCGGGCTTCTTTTCCTGGCCATGGGTCATAAGGAAATCTGCCGGGGATTGGTGCTGGGTGGGGTGTTCAGTGCACTCAACTTCGCGCTGATGGGGCAGTTACTGCGCTACCGGCTTCAGGAAAATCGTAAGGCAGCCGTGCGGCGGTCCTTCGTCTCCCTGCTGCTCCGATACGCGCTTTTGGCCATACCGCTGGTGCTGGCGGTTCAATCCGAACGCTTCAACCTTCCCGCTACAATAGTAGGCATCTTCATGGTTCAGCTGGTGATCCTGTTGGAACAGGGGTCCCGGTTGATTTTCGTTTCCGTCAAGAACTAA